A single region of the Malaclemys terrapin pileata isolate rMalTer1 chromosome 2, rMalTer1.hap1, whole genome shotgun sequence genome encodes:
- the LOC128831368 gene encoding uncharacterized protein LOC128831368: MSWARYCSLWRNFWGTTSCLLIPHNSTSPGGAHSRYRNPFSHRNLSLHPLLMVCTTLRSARPLSFRREGSFCNSAWNSAAGEGMGTCSFSSAGSEAPATPSLVLGCSLPTRVGFGASGGTSFPRSGRSAPRRLWLRVTTKAVWGLLGQSSRSPPINTSVGKWWCTPTSLGPSLAPHFRCTLAMGTLNGVPPTPVRVRKVLGTTRSGATTSGRASVTACHLLTFHGNSKRDIPGSRPCAKAGSFPTTQQNSLPGADGRISADPARTRLQQLLKLSNSVQREADPQRGNCSLLWPLEPLSLGVEWSQAGGWPLAQTLLKEPPSSQPTEHLLPRLGPRGAVSALRQRLVLCRTPLWSLSGQVFPPATHARGSLAPSTGLRVPAAASPGPCRGKAPHSWACGTTASPPPPPRPHPGTSQPASAASSLKGKRGRGVQRELGAPDRAGTRTRQQQNPQTPCAQTPH, from the exons atgtcatgggccaggtactgtagcttgtggcgaaacttctggggaaccaccagctgcctcctgatcccccacaacTCCACTTctcctgggggagcccactctcggtacaggaaccccttctcccacaggaacctctccttgcatcctctcctcatggtctgtaccacactgaggtcagccaggccccttagcttccgcagggaggggtccttctgcaactcggcctggaactcggcggctggggaagggatggggacctgctccttctcgtcggctgggtcggaagccccagccaccccgagccttgtccttgggtgttccctccccacccgggtagggttcggtgcctccggtgggacatccttcccaaggtcagggcgtagtgcccctcgccggctctggctacgggtcacgactaaggcggtctgggggctgcttggccagtcctctaggtccccccccatcaacacctcagtgggcaaatggtggtgcactcccacgtccttggggccctccttggccccccatttcaggtgtaccctcgctatgggaaccttgaatggggtcccgcccaccccggtcagggtcaggaaggtgttgggcaccacccgatctggggccaccacctcgggccgggccagtgtcacc GCTTGTCACTTGCTGACTTTCCATGGGAACAGCAAAAGGGACATCCCTGGCTCCAGGCCCTGCGCCAAGGCAGGGAGCTTCCCAACAACCCAGCAGAATAGTCTCCCCGGGGCAGACGGGCGCATTTCCGCTGACCCCGCTCGGACacggctgcagcagctgctgaagCTTTCCAATAGCGTTCAGCGTGAGGCAGACCCCCAGCGGGGGAACTGCAGCCTG ctctggccgCTGGAGCCCCTCAGCCTGGGGGTCGAGTGGAGCCAAGCTGGGGGCTGGCCCCTGGCCCAGACGCTCCTGAAGGAGCCTCCCAGCTCTCAGCCTACTGAGCACTTGCTGCCTCGCCTGGGGCCCAG GGGGGCGGTGTCAGCGCTGCGCCAGCGGCTGGTTCTCTGCAGGACGCCGCTCTGGAGCCTCTCCGGGCAGGTGTTTCCTCCAGCCACACACGCTCGGGGCTCTTTGGCCCCCAGCACTGGACTCCGCGTTCCAGCAGCTGCCTCCCCGGGGCCGTGCCGAGGCAAAGCCCCTCACAGCTGGGCGTGTGGCACGactgccagcccccctccccctccgcggCCACATCCAGGGACTTCCCAGCCCGCCTCAGCAGCCTCTTCCCTGAAGGGCAAACGGGGCCGAGGGGTCCAGAGAGAATTAGGGGCACCAGACAGGGCTGGGACACGCACCCGGCAACAGCAGAACCCGCAAACCCCATGTGCTCAGACACCCCACTAG
- the ABCB8 gene encoding mitochondrial potassium channel ATP-binding subunit — translation MRKSLFASLLRQDVAFFDANRTGQLVNRLTTDIQEFKSSFKLVISQGLRSVTQTVGCFASLYLLSPKLTGLLLVVMPSLVGTGALIGSVLRSLSRQAQEQVAKATGVADEALGNVRTVRAFAMEDREVALYCHEVDRSSWLNEKLGMGIAVFQGLSNVVLNCIVLGTIFVGGSLMAGEELSPGDLMSFMVASQTVQRSMANISVLFGQVVRGLSAGARVFEFMTLEPTVSLTGGDQIPSHSLLGHICFRDVCFSYPTRPGCPVLRNFSLTLPPRKTVAIVGESGGGKSTVVALLERFYEPTQGAITLDGCELCTLDPSWLRGQVIGFISQEPALFGTSILENIRFGKPDASDAEVYAAAQLANADSFIRSFPQGYGTIVGERGVMLSGGQKQRVAIARALLKNPAVLILDEATSALDTESEQLVQEALERAMAGRTVLVIAHRLSTIQCADLIVVLARGCVAEAGTHAELLRRGGLYAELVRRQATEQP, via the exons ATGCGCAAGTCCCTCTTCGCATCCCTGCTGCG GCAGGACGTGGCGTTCTTTGATGCCAACCGGACAGGGCAGCTGGTGAATCGGCTCACGACCGACATCCAGGAGTTCAAATCCTCCTTCAAACTCGTCATCTCCCAG GGCCTGCGCAGCGTCACGCAGACTGTGGGCTGCTTCGCCTCGCTCTACCTGCTCTCGCCCAAGCTGACCGGGCTCCTGCTGGTGGTGATGCCCAGCCTGGTGGGCACCGGCGCCCTGATTGGTTCCGTCCTGCGCAGCCTATCCCGCCAGGCCCAGGAACAG GTGGCCAAGGCCACGGGGGTGGCAGACGAGGCGCTGGGAAACGTGCGGACCGTGCGGGCCTTTGCCATGGAGGACAGAGAGGTGGC CCTGTACTGCCACGAGGTGGATCGGTCGAGCTGGCTGAACGAGAAGCTGGGCATGGGCATCGCTGTCTTCCAGGGGCTGTCCAACGTGGTGTTGAACT GTATCGTGCTGGGCACCATCTTTGTGGGGGGATCCCTCATGGCTGGGGAGGAGCTCTCACCTGGAGACCTCATGTCCTTCATGGTGGCTTCGCAGACAGTGCAAAG GTCCATGGCCAACATCTCCGTTCTGTTTGGACAg GTCGTGCGAGGCCTCAGCGCTGGAGCCCGTGTCTTTGAGTTCATGACCCTGGAGCCAACCGTGTCCCTGACCGGGGGGGACCAGATCCCCAGCCACTCCCTGCTTGGCCACATCTGTTTCCGGGACGTCTGCTTCAG TTACCCCACGCGCCCCGGCTGCCCAGTGCTGCGGAACTTcagcctcaccctgccccctcgCAAGACAGTGGCCATCGTGGGCGAGTCGGGAGGAG GGAAGTCAACGGTGGTGGCACTGCTGGAGCGTTTCTATGAGCCCACGCAGGGGGCCATCACGCTGGACGGATGTGAGCTCTGCACCCTGGACCCCTCGTGGCTACGGGGGCAGGTCATTGGCTTCATCAGCCAG gagccTGCGCTCTTTGGAACGAGCATCCTGGAGAACATCCGCTTTGGAAAGCCCGACGCATCTGACGCCGAGGTCTACGCCGCGGCCCAGCTGGCCAATGCCGACAGCTTCATCCGCAGCTTCCCCCAGGGCTATGGCACCATCGTGG GCGAGCGCGGCGTGATGCTGTCGGGGGGCCAGAAGCAGCGCGTGGCCATCGCCCGGGCCCTCCTCAAGAACCCGGCGGTGCTGATCCTGGATGAGGCCACGAGTGCGCTGGACACGGAGTCGGAGCAGCtggtgcaggaggcgctggagcgGGCCATGGCTGGCCGCACCGTGCTGGTCATCGCCCACCGCCTCAGCACCATCCAGTGCGCCGACCTCATCGTGGTGCTGGCCCGGGGCTGTGTGGCCGAG GCCGGGACCCACGCGGAGCTGCTGCGCCGGGGCGGGCTGTACGCTGAGCTCGTCCGCAGACAGGCCACGGAGCAGCCCTGA
- the LOC128830961 gene encoding gastrula zinc finger protein XlCGF8.2DB-like isoform X2: MEPSVGGRGIPDAPGAGAGGWNIREEQSDTPGSWAVKAESASQSLGCGELLAPGSGRVGDVLLICTECGESFGHHEALIAHQRGHAGQGAGPFTCPQCQKGFKHRASLVAHQRVHTGERPYACAQCGRGFRYKTCLVVHQRAHSGQRPHKCPQCGRAFLQRGDLRAHLRTHTGERPFACSECGLRFPSRRNLACHQRQHPDLGPHQCQQCGRSFRHKRNLVRHQRGHAGTQPYRCPECGDGFCYKQSLVAHQREHATPRPYPCPQCGTSFQHQANLAIHQQSHAPPATYTCPHCQQSFKYKGYLRMHQRKHSAPEAEGRERQALPGGGRLFTCAQCGKGFKNNGFLIIHQRAHAVGARSASPTSWGT; encoded by the exons ATGGAGCCAAGTGTTGGGGGCAGAGGAATCCCAGATGCTCCTGGCGCGG GCGCTGGGGGCTGGAACATCAGAGAGGAGCAGAGCGACACGCCAGGATCCTGGGCAGTGAAAGCAGAGAGCgcgtcccagagcctgggctgtggggagctccTGGCCCCGGGGAGCGGCCGTGTCGGGGACGTGCTGCTGATCTGCACTGAGTGCGGGGAGAGCTTCGGGCATCACGAGGCCCTGATCGCCCACCAGCGAGGCCACGCTGGGCAGGGGGCCGGGCCCTTCACCTGCCCCCAGTGCCAGAAGGGCTTCAAGCACAGAGCCAGCCTTGTGGCACACCAGCGCGTGCACACGGGCGAGCGCCCCTACGCCTGTGCCCAGTGTGGGAGGGGCTTCCGCTACAAGACCTGCCTGGTGGTGCACCAGCGCGCCCACTCCGGCCAGCGCCCCCACAAGTGCCCGCAGTGCGGCAGAGCCTTCCTACAGCGTGGGGACCTGCGTGCCCACCTGCGCACGCACACGGGCGAGCGCCCCTTTGCCTGCTCTGAGTGCGGCCTCCGCTTCCCGTCCCGCCGGAACCTCGCCTGTCACCAGCGTCAGCACCCAGACCTGGGCCCCCACCAGTGCCAGCAGTGCGGGCGCAGCTTCCGCCACAAGCGCAACTTGGTGCGGCACCAGCGCGGCCATGCTGGCACCCAGCCCTACCGCTGCCCCGAGTGCGGGGACGGCTTCTGCTACAAACAGAGCCTGGTGGCCCACCAGCGGGAGCACGCCACCCCCCggccctacccctgcccccagtgcggcACCAGCTTCCAGCACCAAGCCAACCTGGCCATCCACCAGCAGAGCCACGCCCCCCCGGCCACCTACACCTGCCCACACTGCCAGCAGAGCTTCAAGTACAAGGGCTACCTGCGCATGCACCAGCGGAAGCACTCGGCCCCCGAGGCCGAGGGGCGGGAGCGCCAGGCCCTGCCCGGCGGCGGGAGGCTCTTTACCTGCGCCCAGTGTGGGAAAGGCTTCAAGAACAACGGCTTCCTCATCATCCACCAGCGAGCCCACGCGGTCGGGGCACGGAGCGCCAGCCCCACCTCTTGGGGTACCTAG
- the LOC128830961 gene encoding gastrula zinc finger protein XlCGF8.2DB-like isoform X1: MEPSVGGRGIPDAPGAAGAGGWNIREEQSDTPGSWAVKAESASQSLGCGELLAPGSGRVGDVLLICTECGESFGHHEALIAHQRGHAGQGAGPFTCPQCQKGFKHRASLVAHQRVHTGERPYACAQCGRGFRYKTCLVVHQRAHSGQRPHKCPQCGRAFLQRGDLRAHLRTHTGERPFACSECGLRFPSRRNLACHQRQHPDLGPHQCQQCGRSFRHKRNLVRHQRGHAGTQPYRCPECGDGFCYKQSLVAHQREHATPRPYPCPQCGTSFQHQANLAIHQQSHAPPATYTCPHCQQSFKYKGYLRMHQRKHSAPEAEGRERQALPGGGRLFTCAQCGKGFKNNGFLIIHQRAHAVGARSASPTSWGT; this comes from the exons ATGGAGCCAAGTGTTGGGGGCAGAGGAATCCCAGATGCTCCTGGCGCGG CAGGCGCTGGGGGCTGGAACATCAGAGAGGAGCAGAGCGACACGCCAGGATCCTGGGCAGTGAAAGCAGAGAGCgcgtcccagagcctgggctgtggggagctccTGGCCCCGGGGAGCGGCCGTGTCGGGGACGTGCTGCTGATCTGCACTGAGTGCGGGGAGAGCTTCGGGCATCACGAGGCCCTGATCGCCCACCAGCGAGGCCACGCTGGGCAGGGGGCCGGGCCCTTCACCTGCCCCCAGTGCCAGAAGGGCTTCAAGCACAGAGCCAGCCTTGTGGCACACCAGCGCGTGCACACGGGCGAGCGCCCCTACGCCTGTGCCCAGTGTGGGAGGGGCTTCCGCTACAAGACCTGCCTGGTGGTGCACCAGCGCGCCCACTCCGGCCAGCGCCCCCACAAGTGCCCGCAGTGCGGCAGAGCCTTCCTACAGCGTGGGGACCTGCGTGCCCACCTGCGCACGCACACGGGCGAGCGCCCCTTTGCCTGCTCTGAGTGCGGCCTCCGCTTCCCGTCCCGCCGGAACCTCGCCTGTCACCAGCGTCAGCACCCAGACCTGGGCCCCCACCAGTGCCAGCAGTGCGGGCGCAGCTTCCGCCACAAGCGCAACTTGGTGCGGCACCAGCGCGGCCATGCTGGCACCCAGCCCTACCGCTGCCCCGAGTGCGGGGACGGCTTCTGCTACAAACAGAGCCTGGTGGCCCACCAGCGGGAGCACGCCACCCCCCggccctacccctgcccccagtgcggcACCAGCTTCCAGCACCAAGCCAACCTGGCCATCCACCAGCAGAGCCACGCCCCCCCGGCCACCTACACCTGCCCACACTGCCAGCAGAGCTTCAAGTACAAGGGCTACCTGCGCATGCACCAGCGGAAGCACTCGGCCCCCGAGGCCGAGGGGCGGGAGCGCCAGGCCCTGCCCGGCGGCGGGAGGCTCTTTACCTGCGCCCAGTGTGGGAAAGGCTTCAAGAACAACGGCTTCCTCATCATCCACCAGCGAGCCCACGCGGTCGGGGCACGGAGCGCCAGCCCCACCTCTTGGGGTACCTAG